The genome window CGACCCAGGTGCGGGGTCCCACGCGCTCGTGACCGACCGCGGCGGAGAGCAGTGCAGTCAGGATCGGGGATCCGGCCAGCAGCACGGCGGCGATGCCGGCATCGGTGCTGTCGAGGCCGAAGATGAAGAACTGCTGGTAGAGCACGTTGCCCAGCAGTGCGAGCACGATGATGCGCGAGATGTCCTGCGGCGCGGGCCAGGGGATCGGGCCGCGCAGACGGAGCACGATGAAGACGGCGATGGCGGCGCAGGGGAAGCGCAGGGCATTGAACGCGAGAGGCGGCACGGATGCGAGCGCGACCTTCGAGACGGAGAAGTTCGCGCCCCAGATGAGCACCATCAGCATCAGCAGCACATACGCCCGCGCGACGTGCTCGCGTGCGGGCGGTGCATCGGTCCGGTTCGGCATGCGCGCGGCAAGATCGGCGCGCGGCCGGTGGCCCGCAAGTCGGCTTGCGGGGCGTGGCGCGCGGGGCGTAGCTTCGCCCCCGTTCGCGCAGGAGAGGCGGCAACGCGGAGGTTCACGAATGGTGGCGGCGGTCGTGCTGATCCGGGCGGATCGAGAGCACATTGCCTCGGCGGCCCGCGAGGTTGCCGGCATCGACGGCGTTGCGGAGGTCTATTCGGTCTCGGGGGACTGGGACCTGATCGCGATCGTGCGCGTCGCGGAGTGGGAGCGCATTGCCGAGGTGGTGTCGGAGCACCTCGCGCGTGTGCCCGGCATCGAGCGCACGAACACGCTGGTGGCATTCCGCGTGTACTCGAAGGCGGATCTCGGTGCCGCGTTCGACATGTTCGAGTAGACCGGGGCGACCGGTCCAGGTAAGGGGAACGATATGACGGCTGGGCGCCTGTTCGAGAACAAGCGGGTGCTGGTCTTCGGGCTGGCGAACGAGCGCAGCATCGCATGGGGAATCACGCAGGCGATGCATGCGCAGGGCGCGAAGTTCGTCTTCACGTACGCGGGTGAGGTGATGGAGCGGCGGGTGCGCCCCCTGGCCGAGAGTGTCGGCGCGGAGCTGATCCTCCCCTGCGACGTGACGGACGACGCGCAGATCGACGCCGTGTTCGAGGAGGTCGCGAAGCTGGAGGGCGGACTGGATGCGGTGGTCCACTCCGTCGCCTATGCGCCGCGTGAGGAGCTGGAGGGCGATTACGTCAGCACGACCCGCGAGGGGTTCCGAACCGCGATGGACGTCAGCGTGTACTCCCTCGTCGCGATTGCGAACCGTGCCGCGCCGATGCTCGAGAAGAACGGCGGCAGCATCGTCACACTGTCGTACTACGGCGCAGAGAAGGTGGTCCCGCACTACAACGTGATGGGGGTGGCCAAGGCGGCGCTGGAAGCATCGGTGCGCTATCTGGCGGCGGATCTCGGGCCGCGCGGCGTGCGGATCAACGCCATCAGTGCGGGCGCGATCAAGACGCTGGCATCATCGGCGGTCAAGGGAATCCGCACGCTGATGGGCCACATCGAGGAGAAGACGCCGCTGCGTCGCAACGTGACGCTGGACGAAGTCGGCAACGCGGCCGTCTTCCTGTGCAGCGAGATGGGCGGCGGCGTGACCGGCGAGATCATCTACGTGGACACCGGCTACCACATCCTGGCGGTGTAGCGGCGGGACGCGTTACTCGCGCCGGTCGCCGGGCGGTACGTGGGTGGGGGGTGCCGCAGTCGCATCCTCCGGCAGTTCCCGCACCTGGCGCAGGTCGTCGGTCCGCCGTGCGGGATGCAGCTTGCTGCGCTCGTAGTAGTCGCGCGCGATCTCCGCTGCGATGTCCTTGCCGCCGAGGCCGAATGCGATGCCCGCGGCGAGGGCGGCCGCGCCGACGACAGCGATGAAGAAGACGAGCACGATGTCCTGCGCGATCTCGAGCTGGTCGAGCGCCATGAACGAGGCGAGCAGGATGATCGCGGCCTTGGCGACGCGGGCGAGGTTGCCGGCAGCGCGCAGCGAACCGGTGGAGGCGAGGACGAGATCCTTGACGAACTCGCCGAGCAGCAGGCCGAGCACGAGGACGAGAACGGCCGAGATCACGCTGGGGATGTAGTTCAGCAGTTCGGCGAACAGCGTGCTGACGGCGGCGATGCCGAGGGCGTTCGCGCCCAGCAGGATGACGAGGAGCATGACCGTCCAGAACGCGAGCTTCGCGATGACGGTCGACGGGTCCAGGCTGGTACCGGCGCGCTCCAGCGCTTCGGTGACGCCGCCCTCGCGCATCCAGCGGTCGAAGCCGACGCGGTGCAGGGCGAGGTCGGTTCCGCGCTCGATCATCTTGGCGATCGCGAAGCCGACCATCAGAATGCCGAGGGCGGCCGCCAGGCGCGGCAGGAACCGCATGATCTCGGCGATGCCTTCGTTCAGCCGGTCGGTCAGGGAATCCTGCATGCGTGCGCGCATTCTCCGGGTGGCGGGATGTGTGGGAACGCTGCCGGGTTTCGCTTACGGGCGCAAGGGGAGCAACGGATGCGCAGGTTCCGCGACGTAGACGGGCGGGAGTGGGACGTCGTGCTCGGGCGCGAGTCGTGGGGCGCACTGCTCGCGTTGTTCGTGCCCGTCGGGGGCGGTACCGTGATGCAGGCGCCGCTGCGCAGCGACGGGTACGACGCTGCACAGCAGGAGCTGGACACGATGGAGGACGCCGCGCTGCACGAGCTGCTGCGCGACGCTACGGAAAAGGAAGGCTAGAGCGGATGGTCACGTTCCAGGACGCATCGGGCGAGCGCTGGGTGGCGGGTGCCCGGGAGGAGAACACGCCCCGTCATCACGGGCGCTGGTACATGATCCTGCGCCCGGAAGCGGATCCGGAGGCCGTGCTCGCACTGCCCGAGGTGCGCTGGCAGACGCGCGCCACCGCGGAGCGCACGCTCGAGACGATGTCGGTCTTCGAGTTGCGGCGCCGCCTGGACATCGCGCGGCGCCGCGCGGCCCCGGCGTAGCAGTTTGCCGCTGTTCGCCACCGGCTACAGGGGGACCGGCCCGCGGACGGAGGCGTCAGCAAGAGGGAACGGCGAACGTGGCGCAGATGCAGCCGGATATGCGGGTTGAGGCGCTGATGATGGCCGAGTTCGAGGCGCTCGCCGGCACCTGCTACCTGAACACCGCCTCGAGCGGCGTGCTCCCGGAGCGCAGCCGCGCCGCGCTCGAGGACGCTCTGCGCCGCCGTTCGGCCGGCCGGCTGACGGAACAGGACTTCACACCGGCACTGTCCCGTGCGCGCGCCGCCGCAGCCCGGCTCCTCAGCGCCGCTGTCGACGAGATCGCGCTCGTGCCGAACACCTCGGTCGGGCTCAACCTGGCCGCGAGCTTTCTGCTGCAGCGCCGCGCCGAGGGAGATGATCGTCCGGCGATCGTGGTCAGCGATCGCGAGTTCCCGGCGAACGTCTACCCCTGGCTCGAACTGGAACGCAGCGGCTTCCGCGTCGAGGTCGTGCCCTGCGATGCGTTCGGCCGCCCCGACGAGGACGCGCTCTGCGCTCGCATCGATCGCGACGACGTCGCCCTGTTCGCACTGTCCGCGGTGCAGTTCGCGACCGGGTGGAGCGCCGATCTGCCGCGCTTCGGTGAGATCTGCCGGGGCCGCCAGATCTTCTTTTCGGTCGACGCAATCCAGGGCGCGGGCGTCGTACCGCTGGCACCGCGGGCTGCGCACGTCGACCTGCTCACCGCAGGCGGCCAGAAGTGGCTGTGCGCGCCGTGGGGCACCGGCTTCGTCTGGGTGCGCCGCGAGCACATCACGCGGCTTCGCCCCCTGCACACCGGCTGGCTCGCCTACTCCGCGACCCAGGACTTC of Longimicrobiales bacterium contains these proteins:
- a CDS encoding aminotransferase class V-fold PLP-dependent enzyme, whose protein sequence is MRVEALMMAEFEALAGTCYLNTASSGVLPERSRAALEDALRRRSAGRLTEQDFTPALSRARAAAARLLSAAVDEIALVPNTSVGLNLAASFLLQRRAEGDDRPAIVVSDREFPANVYPWLELERSGFRVEVVPCDAFGRPDEDALCARIDRDDVALFALSAVQFATGWSADLPRFGEICRGRQIFFSVDAIQGAGVVPLAPRAAHVDLLTAGGQKWLCAPWGTGFVWVRREHITRLRPLHTGWLAYSATQDFATLTSYDRDLLDDARRFEVGSLPYPEMLALAHSIEVILEAGVENIRAHVRALHQPLIEWAAHRGVLSLLDDAHASGILCLRTPAADHAFAALQQAGVQCATREGVLRISPHLYNSSDDIDRVIETLDRVIPE
- a CDS encoding enoyl-ACP reductase; this encodes MTAGRLFENKRVLVFGLANERSIAWGITQAMHAQGAKFVFTYAGEVMERRVRPLAESVGAELILPCDVTDDAQIDAVFEEVAKLEGGLDAVVHSVAYAPREELEGDYVSTTREGFRTAMDVSVYSLVAIANRAAPMLEKNGGSIVTLSYYGAEKVVPHYNVMGVAKAALEASVRYLAADLGPRGVRINAISAGAIKTLASSAVKGIRTLMGHIEEKTPLRRNVTLDEVGNAAVFLCSEMGGGVTGEIIYVDTGYHILAV
- a CDS encoding Lrp/AsnC ligand binding domain-containing protein, whose amino-acid sequence is MVAAVVLIRADREHIASAAREVAGIDGVAEVYSVSGDWDLIAIVRVAEWERIAEVVSEHLARVPGIERTNTLVAFRVYSKADLGAAFDMFE